In the genome of Aspergillus flavus chromosome 8, complete sequence, one region contains:
- a CDS encoding LsdA family protein — protein sequence MPLNTHIIILLVSVISHCLAFPSIWPRADIPLPDGMPNPSEEQLKKIQLRAHGTLPNTPLPSKISKDGITNLQLIAFNELFEVAFYNELLLNITKNVPGYKIPNPKKRDFIVESLVAILTQEELHALTANQGLEHFKIEPVQPCRYYFPVSDFDSAIALAATFTDLVIATLQDVIVRFADNSDVDLTRVIAATIGNEGEQQGWFRVNQGRIPSELPTLTTGDLNFAFTAVQAFIIPGSCPNLDDIALTTFKSLDILTPPEPKTQFILVSWESEYEVKGDKLWLTYVNQLNVPIVEELKIVSHKDGKKIIAKALFPYHENLMNGLTIAAVTKSAGPFAGVNDVAQETLYGPGLIIVN from the exons ATGCCACTCAATActcacatcatcatccttttGGTCTCTGTGATATCCCATTGCCTCGCATTTCCAAGCATCTGGCCCCGTGCTGATATACCCCTTCCCGATGGCATGCCCAATCCCAGTGAAGAGCAGTTGAAGAAAATCCAGCTAAGAGCGCATGGCACTTTACCAAACACGCCCCTCCCATCAAAGATCAGCAAGGATGGAATTACCAATCTCCAGCTAATAGCGTTCAATGAGCTGTTTGAAGTTGCCTTCTACAACGAACTACTCCTGAACATCACGAAGAACGTACCTGGTTATAAAATTCCAAACCCCAAGAAACGAGATTTCATAGTCGAATCCCTAGTAGCCATACTCACT CAAGAGGAACTCCACGCCTTAACCGCCAATCAAGGCCTCGAACACTTCAAAATAGAGCCAGTCCAACCATGTCGCTATTATTTCCCCGTCTCAGACTTCGACTCAGCCATAGCCCTAGCAGCGACCTTCACCGACCTCGTCATAGCCACATTACAGGACGTAATCGTGCGATTCGCAGACAACAGCGACGTCGACCTCACCCGGGTCATCGCCGCGACAATCGGCAACGAAGGAGAACAACAAGGCTGGTTCCGAGTCAACCAGGGCAGAATCCCCAGCGAACTCCCGACGCTAACAACCGGCGATTTAAATTTCGCCTTCACAGCGGTCCAAGCCTTTATCATTCCGGGGTCTTGTCCGAATTTGGATGATATCGCGTTAACGACGTTCAAGTCGCTGGATATTCTCACGCCACCGGAGCCGAAGACCCAGTTTATTCTCGTTAGTTGGGAATCGGAGTACGAGGTTAAGGGGGATAAGTTGTGGCTGACTTATGTCAATCAATTGAATGTTCCTATtgtggaggagttgaagatcGTGTCGCATAAAGATGGCAAAAAGATTATTGCGAAGGCTCTCTTCCCGTACCATGAGAATCTGATGAACGGGTTGACTATCGCGGCTGTGACGAAAAGTGCTGGGCCTTTTGCGGGTGTAAATGATGTTGCTCAGGAGACGCTATATGGGCCTGGTTTGATTATTGTTAATTAG
- a CDS encoding putative pectin lyase (pectin lyase F), translating to MKYASFIAAAAAALASAVSAAGVSGSAEGFAKGVTGGGSATPVYPSTTDELVSYLGDSEARVIILTKTFDFTNTEGTETSSGCAPWGTASGCQLAINKDNWCTNYEPNAPTVSSITYNKAGVLGITVNSNKSIVGQGSAGVIKGRGLRIVSGAKNVIIQNIAITDINPKYVWGGDAITLNEADLVWIDHVTTARIARQHIVLGTQADNRVTISNSLIDGRTDYSATCNGHHYWGVYLDGSNDMVTMMGNYFYYTSGRMPKVQGNTLLHAVNNYFHNIEGHAFEIGSGGYVLAEGNAFQNVDAPVESPISGQLFSAPDATTNEQCKSVFGRACQINAFGSSGSFSQADTAVISKFSGKNIATAHLAQNIPKWVMANAGQGKL from the exons ATGAAGTACGCGTCTTTCATCGCcgctgctgcggctgcgcTCGCCAGCGCCGTTAGCGCCGCCGGCGTTTCTGGTTCTGCTGAGGGTTTCGCCAAGGGCGTCACTGGTGGTGGCAGCGCTACCCCCGTTTACCCATCCACCACCGATGAGCTGGTCTCATACCTCGGTGACAGCGAGGCGCGTGTTATCATTCTCACCAAGACCTTCGACTTCACAAACACTGAGGGCACCGAGACTAGCTCGGGTTGTGCTCCCTGGGGTACTGCCTCCGGCTGCCAGCTTGCCATCAACAAGGATAACTGGTGCACCAACTACGAGCCCAACGCTCCGACCGTGAGCAGCATCACCTACAACAAGGCTGGTGTTCTCGGTATCACCGTCAACTCCAACAAGTCCATCGTCGGCCAGGGCAGTGCCGGTGTCATCAAGGGCCGTGGTCTCCGTATCGTCAGCGGTGCCAAGAACGTCATTATCCA AAACATTGCTATCACTGACATCAACCCCAAGTATGTCTGGGGTGGTGATGCCATCACTCTGAACGAGGCCGACCTTGTCTGGATCGATCATGTTACCACTGCCCGTATCGCCCGTCAGCACATCGTCCTCGGTACCCAGGCCGACAACCGTGTCACCATCTCCAACTCCCTCATCGACGGTCGCACCGACTACTCCGCTACCTGCAACGGCCACCACTACTGGGGTGTTTACCTTGACGGCTCCAACGACATGGTCACCATGATGGGTAACTACTTCTACTACACCTCCGGCCGTATGCCCAAGGTCCAGGGCAACACCCTCCTCCACGCCGTCAACAACTACTTCCACAATATTGAGGGCCACGCCTTCGAGATCGGCTCCGGTGGCTACGTCCTCGCTGAGGGTAACGCTTTCCAGAACGTCGATGCCCCTGTTGAGTCCCCTATCAGCGGACAGCTCTTCAGCGCCCCCGATGCCACCACCAACGAGCAGTGCAAGTCCGTCTTCGGCCGTGCTTGCCAGATCAACGCCTTCGGCAGCTCCGGTTCCTTCAGCCAGGCTGATACCGCCGTCATCTCTAAGTTCTCTGGCAAGAACATCGCTACAGCTCACCTTGCTCAGAACATCCCCAAGTGGGTTATGGCCAACGCTGGCCAGGGCAAGCTCTAA
- a CDS encoding MFS multidrug transporter, which yields MGVESKILYHTDNESGSSTYRESSQQCLITTHATDFATATQYTYREEDTRQPEWTPGVREWLVTTCISILVMMDAFNTTVVIPLMPGLSHIFQQPLENALWINTAYLIGNASGQALFAMLAEVLGHGPILLSSSVLATTGTGICGGSLSLSVLVAGRFIQGIGGGGVVGVSLLIVADLIPKSHQVQFSTYIFRAQTIGMVIGSVAGGVYHDYTTYIWAFYSSFVFCAMGLLVIPFALDLRGHGPENKLSATSRFRTMDWIGAMLTLLGMGTILTGIGWGGTQNAWDNWQTLVPICVGGIFLIILVLYETMWAMQPMFSSRVFRDLSSTMLQAGGFLHGFILSSHLHYLPLYLIFVKSLNTTLIGLSLVALTGLAVPALMVSGTGQVFRRPHISTWITRIGWLFTITATGCSLLLNTAIPTYGWVIIILVAGLGSALLTLGYNLCIHVNTLRFYPGQETRESAKVSTTSILIYSILRTWGMCIAIPISGTIIFNYLSSKDLLDMSTGYTSRHFGAYAPQEDKDAFADALQVLWKGYTAIAALGGISSFFIRSAS from the exons ATGGGCGTGGAGTCCAAAATTCTGTACCACACGGATAATGAATCCGGATCAAGTACCTACCGGGAAAGCAGCCAACAATGTTTGATCACCACCCATGCTACAGATTTCGCCACGGCGACCCAATACACCTACCGAGAGGAGGATACGAGGCAGCCAGAGTGGACTCCAGGCGTGAGAGAGTGGCTCGTGACAACATGTATATCGATTCTAGTGATGATGGATGCGTTTAATACGACGGTGGTTATTCCTTTGATGCCC GGGCTCTCACACATCTTTCAGCAACCCCTTGAGAACGCGCTTTGGATTAACACGGCTTACCTCATTGGCAACGCGTCCGGACAAGCTCTTTTCGCCATGCTGGCTGAGGTACTTGGTCATGGCCCTATCCTACTTTCGTCTTCTGTTCTCGCGACAACTGGAACAGGTATATGCGGGGGTTCTCTGAGTCTGTCTGTGCTGGTAGCGGGTCGATTCATCCAGGGaattggcggaggaggagtGGTGGGGGTTTCGCTTCTGATCGTTGCGGACCTGATTCCAAAGTCGCATCAAGTACAATTTTCGACCTATATCTTCCGCGCTCAAACGATCGGTATGGTGATTGGTTCAGTTGCTGGTGGGGTATACCATGACTATACGACCTATATTTGGGCCTTTTATTCCAGCTTCGTGTTTTGCGCAATGGGCCTGTTGGTGATTCCATTTGCACTGGATCTGAGAGGACATGGACCGGAAAATAAGCTTAGTGCTACGAGCAGGTTTCGTACTATGGACTGGATAGGTGCCATGTTGACTCTGCTTGGCATGGGGACCATACTTACCGGGATCGGCTGGGGAGGAACACAGAATGCCTGGGATAACTGGCAAACCCTAGTGCCGATATGCGTCGGTGGGATCTTCTTGATTATTTTGGTTCTCTACGAGACGATGTGGGCTATGCAGCCAATGTTCAGTTCGAGGGTGTTTCGGGACctttcatcaacaatgctgCAGGCAGGCGGCTTTCTCCATGGATTTATT TTATCGTCTCACCTCCATTACTTGCCACTATacctcatcttcgtcaagTCGCTCAACACCACATTGATAGGGCTAAGCCTGGTTGCTCTGACGGGTCTAGCTGTACCTGCTCTTATGGTCTCGGGCACAGGGCAGGTTTTCCGACGCCCACATATCTCCACCTGGATTACCCGTATAGGCTGGTTGTTTACTATTACCGCGACGGGTTGTTCACTTCTACTGAATACGGCGATCCCAACATACGGTTGGGTTATTATCATCCTGGTCGCTGGGTTGGGCTCTGCCCTGCTCACACTCGGATACAACCTTTGCATCCATGTAAATACTCTGAGGTTCTACCCGGGCCAGGAAACCCGCGAAAGCGCAAAGGTATCCACAACATCGATACTGATATACTCGATCCTACGCACATGGGGCATGTGCATCGCCATCCCCATCAGCGGGACCATCATATTCAACTACCTATCCTCCAAAGATTTGCTTGACATGTCAACCGGGTACACAAGCCGCCACTTCGGCGCATACGCGCCCCAGGAAGACAAAGACGCATTTGCCGACGCGCTTCAAGTCCTATGGAAAGGTTACACGGCGATTGCCGCATTGGGAGGAATttcgtctttcttcattcGGTCTGCAAGTTGA
- a CDS encoding NRPS-like enzyme, whose protein sequence is MEPPHEPGLSGLLSRQFKRFATSVAIRDDECHLSYAQLHAKGLNLVYQIRCLQVQPEVPIGILSPRGINHVVSQIAVIYAGATCVPLDVNHPVQYLANLLRNLDISILLTDKANSHRLEAHGFSQIVVDHRSMLTLVCEELGYDVIDLQSSQYRSHIFHTSGSTGCPKPVQVLARGIINYCLNETFVPVHEGQQFGHLSNVTFDVSIMETLGSFLRGATAVVLDRDTVLDPARLVKRIREDKIDVLWQTPALLATTINAYPQAYITVDTLLTGGEVVTAQLARKVLIYGPPKRLLNLYGPTECTMFSTFHNISMDDVERGNISIGKPMDGYEVIVVNDNLDVLPHGEVGELVIGGKGVAGGYLSESKKPGNAFIQLGHFCPNQQVYRTGDLGRWNSAGLLEFVGRRDNQVKIRGHRIELEAVEAILMATGLVSAAAAVKIDVDSNSDAESILLACVVPISEDTNPLTIRQAYTKNAPYLMLPRLEVVGHLPLTNTHKIDRRKLVEQYSERIGQKRTSPLHEPLSPIQQIVADVFGSQMGPEDNFFVMGGSSLHAARLVSRVKEDLGVQLRIAMVYEHPTQLELINLIESLRKGEVWTDKNETLWQPDLNLGKDMRPIPGDIVDWTTQSEGRVFLTGVTGFIGIFLLKELLLRSNVQRVACLVRATDELEAAKRILKALDLYELRPSHMEKIWAIPGDFSKENLGLGGEVYDYFAEWASIIFHLGARVNWIEPYEAHRQANVLGLLNMIQFANTKRPKAIHYVSSTSVYGPTGLLTGATYIPEDENPESHLAALKYDTGYTQSKSVAEVIAWNAIANGLAVTIHRPGFVLGHSETGIGNSEDFFSRVVPSCVDMGCYPALSEHRDAFVSVDFVVLALLHIASSEKFFGRAYNLVEPHGDAMISLSEIFEGISAALPAGSLIEVPYGDWVGKCQSRTYAKTQHPLKPLMPMLEETVLDNKTRWELQARMPVVGTESLRNALRASPNLLCFPTIRTLLPKYIRHWLEMAVCPFSRHLWGP, encoded by the coding sequence ATGGAACCCCCGCATGAGCCTGGGCTTTCTGGGCTTCTATCGAGACAATTTAAGCGATTTGCAACCTCGGTGGCTATTAGAGACGATGAGTGCCATCTTTCGTATGCTCAGCTTCATGCAAAAGGGTTGAACCTGGTTTATCAGATCCGATGTTTACAAGTGCAGCCCGAAGTTCCGATTGGGATCCTCTCACCGCGAGGTATAAATCATGTTGTGTCGCAGATCGCTGTCATATATGCTGGGGCGACGTGTGTTCCGTTAGACGTGAACCATCCTGTGCAGTACTTGGCTAATCTATTGAGGAATCTCGATATCTCCATTCTATTGACCGACAAAGCCAATTCGCACCGACTGGAAGCCCACGGATTTAGTCAAATTGTGGTGGACCACAGGTCGATGCTCACCTTAGTATGTGAGGAGCTCGGGTATGATGTGATTGATCTACAGTCATCGCAATATCGATCACATATCTTCCATACGTCTGGTTCAACGGGTTGTCCAAAGCCTGTACAGGTGCTCGCCAGAGGAATCATCAACTACTGCCTCAATGAAACGTTTGTTCCGGTCCATGAGGGCCAGCAATTTGGCCACCTTAGTAATGTCACGTTTGATGTGTCTATCATGGAGACACTGGGATCGTTTCTCCGCGGTGCTACGGCAGTAGTGCTAGATCGTGACACGGTGCTTGATCCCGCTAGGTTGGTGAAACGTATACGGGAAGATAAGATCGATGTACTCTGGCAGACTCCAGCGCTATTGGCTACAACGATAAATGCCTACCCACAAGCATACATAACAGTTGACACGCTTCTTACCGGTGGAGAGGTGGTAACGGCTCAACTGGCGCGAAAGGTCTTAATATATGGCCCACCGAAGCGGCTGTTAAATCTTTACGGCCCCACAGAGTGTACTATGTTCTCAACATTCCATAACATCTCAATGGACGATGTGGAAAGGGGTAATATTTCTATCGGGAAGCCGATGGACGGATACGAGGTCATAGTAGTGAATGACAACCTCGACGTCTTACCGCATGGAGAAGTTGGGGAATTGGTAATCGGTGGTAAAGGAGTCGCAGGAGGATATCTCAGCGAGTCCAAAAAGCCCGGTAATGCATTTATCCAGCTAGGGCACTTTTGTCCCAATCAACAGGTGTATCGAACAGGAGATCTTGGACGGTGGAATTCAGCTGGGCTGCTCGAATTTGTGGGTCGACGTGACAACCAAGTCAAGATACGAGGTCATCGTATCGAGCTTGAAGCAGTCGAGGCCATCCTGATGGCGACAGGGTTAGTTTCGGCGGCAGCAGCCGTAAAGATAGACGTAGATAGTAACAGTGACGCCGAGTCGATTTTGCTAGCGTGCGTGGTACCCATTTCCGAGGATACGAATCCATTGACCATCAGGCAGGCCTACACCAAGAATGCACCTTATCTCATGCTGCCGCGTTTGGAAGTAGTAGGCCATTTGCCTCTAACAAATACCCATAAGATCGATCGTCGGAAGTTGGTTGAGCAATACTCCGAGAGGATAGGGCAAAAAAGAACATCACCATTGCATGAGCCACTATCGCCGATTCAGCAAATTGTGGCGGATGTATTTGGATCGCAGATGGGACCAGAAGACAACTTCTTTGTAATGGGCGGGTCCTCATTGCATGCAGCCCGCCTGGTATCTCGCGTGAAGGAGGATCTCGGTGTCCAGCTACGGATCGCGATGGTATATGAACACCCAACTCAACTAGAACTCATCAATCTTATCGAGTCGCTGCGAAAGGGTGAGGTGTGGACAGACAAGAATGAGACTCTTTGGCAGCCAGACCTGAATCTCGGGAAAGACATGCGGCCAATACCTGGCGATATAGTGGACTGGACGACGCAAAGCGAAGGGCGCGTTTTCCTCACCGGAGTAACGGGGTTCATCGGCATCTTCCTACTAAAGGAGCTGCTCCTTCGGTCAAATGTTCAGCGAGTGGCATGCTTGGTACGTGCTACAGACGAGCTGGAAGCCGCCAAGCGCATCCTCAAGGCATTAGATCTGTATGAGCTCCGACCTTCTCACATGGAAAAGATCTGGGCCATTCCAGGAGACTTTTCTAAGGAAAATTTAGGTCTCGGTGGCGAAGTGTATGATTATTTTGCAGAGTGGGcgagcatcatcttccacctAGGAGCACGCGTGAACTGGATCGAGCCCTACGAAGCTCACCGTCAAGCGAATGTCCTAGGACTGTTGAACATGATTCAATTCGCCAACACAAAGCGTCCAAAGGCTATCCATTATGTTTCAAGCACCTCTGTATATGGTCCCACAGGGCTTTTGACTGGGGCGACGTACATCCCGGAAGATGAAAATCCAGAATCCCATCTCGCAGCTTTGAAGTACGACACCGGATATACGCAAAGTAAATCCGTTGCCGAAGTTATTGCGTGGAATGCGATCGCCAACGGTCTAGCCGTGACCATCCACCGTCCTGGTTTTGTCCTTGGTCACAGCGAAACAGGGATTGGGAATTCCGAAGATTTCTTCAGTCGCGTAGTCCCTAGTTGTGTGGACATGGGTTGTTATCCTGCACTCTCCGAGCACCGCGATGCCTTCGTGTCAGTAGACTTTGTTGTGTTAGCGCTGTTACACATCGCATCATCAGAGAAGTTCTTCGGTCGAGCTTACAACCTTGTCGAGCCTCACGGGGATGCCATGATTTCCCTCTCAGAGATTTTCGAGGGCATAAGCGCAGCCCTTCCAGCAGGCTCCTTGATCGAGGTTCCATACGGAGATTGGGTGGGAAAATGCCAGTCTCGAACTTATGCAAAGACTCAGCATCCCTTGAAGCCACTCATGCCCATGTTGGAAGAAACCGTCCTGGACAACAAGACACGTTGGGAACTGCAGGCGAGAATGCCAGTCGTCGGTACGGAGAGCCTGCGGAATGCCCTCAGGGCGAGTCCCAatctcctttgctttccGACGATACGGACCCTTTTACCCAAGTATATTCGACACTGGCTTGAGATGGCGGTATGTCCCTTTTCCAGACATCTTTGGGGGCCTTAA